In a genomic window of Gossypium arboreum isolate Shixiya-1 chromosome 7, ASM2569848v2, whole genome shotgun sequence:
- the LOC108451229 gene encoding succinate--CoA ligase [ADP-forming] subunit beta, mitochondrial, with amino-acid sequence MRGLMNKLVSRSLSVAGKWQQQQLRRLNIHEYQGADLMNKYGINVPKGVAVSTIDEVKEAVKSAFPNENELVVKSQILAGGRGLGTFQNGFKGGVHIVKADQVEDIAGKMLGQILVTKQTGPQGKVVGKVYLCEKLSLVNEMYFAITLDRKTAGPLIIACSKGGTSIEDLAEKYPDMIIKVPVDVFKGITDEDAARVVDGLAPKVADRNDSIEQVKKLYKLFCERDCTLLEINPLAETSSNQLVAADAKLNFDDNAAFRQKEIFALRDPSQEDPREVAAAKADLNYIGLDGEIGCMVNGAGLAMATMDIIKFHGGTPANFLDVGGNASEGQVVEAFKILTSDDKVKAILVNIFGGIMKCDVIASGIVNAAKQVALKVPVVVRLEGTNVDQGKRILKESGMTLITAEDLDKAAEKAVKAASK; translated from the exons ATGAGAGGATTAATGAACAAGCTAGTGTCCCGCTCTCTCTCTGTCGCCGGCAAATGGCAGCAACAGCAGCTCCGCCGTCTCAACATTCACGAATatcag GGTGCTGACTTGATGAACAAATATGGAATTAACGTGCCGAAAGGAGTTGCGGTTTCTACTATCGATGAAGTTAAAGAAGCAGTCAAATCTGCCTTCCCCAATGAAAATGAG TTGGTTGTTAAAAGTCAAATTTTGGCTGGTGGAAGAGGCTTGGGAACATTCCAAAATGGTTTTAAGGGTGGAGTTCACATCGTTAAGGCTGACCAAGTTGAAGATATTGCTG GGAAGATGCTTGGCCAGATACTTGTTACCAAACAAACTGGCCCCCAAGGCAAAGTTGTCGGCAAG GTTTACCTGTGTGAAAAATTGTCACTTGTGAATGAGATGTACTTTGCTATCACTCTGGATCGTAAAACTGCGGGTCCG CTTATAATTGCCTGCAGCAAGGGAGGAACCAGCATTGAAGACCTTGCAGAGAAATATCCTGATATGATTATTAAG GTACCTGTTGATGTCTTCAAGGGAATTACTGATGAAGATGCTGCCAGAGTTGTTGATGGTTTGGCTCCCAAGGTTGCCGATAGAAATGATTCTATTGAACAAGTGAAGAAACTATATAAGCTTTTCTGTGAACGTGATTGCACGTTGTTGGAA ATCAATCCTCTTGCTGAGACTTCTAGCAACCAATTAGTAGCTGCTGATGCAAAGTTGAACTTTGATGATAATGCTGCCTTTCGTCAAAAGGAGATATTTGCTCTCCGTGATCCATCTCAAGAGGATCCTCGGGAG GTTGCTGCTGCCAAAGCTGATTTAAATTACATTGGGTTAGATGGAGAAATTGGTTGCATGGTGAATGGTGCAGGGTTGGCGATGGCTACAATGGATATAATTAAATTTCATGGAGGAACTCCTGCCAATTTTCTGGATGTAGGTGGAAATGCTTCTGAAGGCCAG GTGGTCGAGGCATTTAAGATTTTGACTTCTGATGATAAAGTGAAAGCCATTTTGGTGAATATATTTGGAGGAATAATGAAATGTGATGTGATTGCAAGTGGGATCGTCAATGCTGCCAAACAG GTGGCCCTAAAAGTTCCTGTGGTGGTCCGTCTTGAAGGCACCAATGTTGACCAAGGAAAGCGAATTTTGAAG GAAAGTGGAATGACACTAATTACAGCAGAAGATTTGGATAAAGCTGCAGAGAAAGCAGTTAAGGCAGCCAGCAAATGA
- the LOC108451218 gene encoding long-chain-alcohol oxidase FAO2, with amino-acid sequence MEIGNHETGDAHPLLRGGRRKTTYTHGFSSAQIRSLAATCEALIPPLPLDSAHQASSLDAFYKASGAEPPLPDEVAEMMVKRVVEPRVLSFVKVVLAVISFRLGALLLCGWDCCDWKWPFIHKFSELPVERREKILMKWSSNGHHRLPLRAVFALIKTYCLFIFFSMTDENSENPSWKAIGYNVDKRQKRVSSPHGRKGIIETMHEDDSTFVQSLTEKGLQVTEDPDHNVFKIKCDVVIVGSGCGGGVAAAVLASSGHKVVVIEKGNYFATTDYTSLEGPSMSELYEYGGFLTTTNGKFMIMAGSTVGGGSAINWSASIKTPNNVLKEWSLGHKIPLFRSSEYENAMDAVYQRLGVTENCTEEGLQNQVLRKGCENLGLKVEAVPRNSPQDHYCGSCNLGCRTGDKKGTATTWLVDAQGCGAVILTACKADRLILANNNEDARRRKKCLGVVATSLNKNLTKKLQFEAKTTISACGSLLTPPLMISSGLKNPNIGRNLHLHPALVAWGYFPEDETGIKGKSYEGGIITSFHRIVSEESNNVHAIIQAPALGPASFAAISPWVSGRELKERMVRYPRLAHLFTLIRDQGSGEVMEEGKIKYRLSEVDKENLKIGLRQVLRVLIAAGAVEVGTYRSDGQRIKCKGLTEESLQEFLDNVPVVGGLSSKDEYWTLYITAHQIGSCRMGATEEEGAVDENGQSWEAEGLFVCDASVLPTAIGVNPMITIQSTSYCISNKIAQLLKKE; translated from the exons ATGGAAATCGGAAACCATGAAACCGGTGATGCTCATCCTTTGCTGAGAGGGGGTAGGAGAAAAACTACATACACCCATGGTTTCTCTTCAGCTCAAATCCGATCACTTGCTGCCACCTGTGAAGCTTTAATCCCTCCTCTCCCACTTGATTCAGCCCACCAGGCTTCTTCCCTTGATGCTTTCTACAAAGCTTCTGGGGCTGAGCCTCCACTTCCTGATGAG GTAGCAGAGATGATGGTGAAGAGGGTGGTTGAACCCAGGGTACTCTCGTTTGTGAAAGTAGTATTGGCAGTTATATCGTTTAGATTGGGCGCATTGTTGCTTTGCGGGTGGGATTGCTGTGACTGGAAATGGCCATTCATTCACAAGTTTTCGGAACTGCCagtggagagaagagaaaaaatacTAATGAAATGGTCAAGCAATGGCCATCATCGCTTACCTCTTAGAGCTGTTTTTGCATTGATCAAAACTTACTGCTTGTTCATCTTTTTCTCCATG ACTGATGAAAACTCAGAGAACCCATCATGGAAAGCAATAGGATACAACGTAGACAAGCGGCAGAAAAGGGTATCTTCTCCTCATGGGCGAAAGGGTATTATAGAAACAATGCACGAAGATGACTCCACCTTCGTTCAATCCCTCACTGAAAAAGGCCTTCAAGTCACGGAAGATCCAGATCACAACGTCTTCAAGATCAAATGTGATGTAGTGATTGTTGGGTCTGGTTGCGGTGGAGGGGTTGCTGCGGCAGTTCTTGCAAGCTCAGGCCATAAAGTGGTTGTTATTGAGAAAGGCAACTATTTTGCAACTACAGATTATACTTCTCTAGAAGGTCCCTCTATGTCAGAGCTTTATGAGTATGGAGGCTTTTTGACAACCACCAACGGGAAATTTATGATCATGGCTGGCTCAACAGTTGGAGGGGGTTCCGCTATTAATTGGTCTGCATCAATCAAAACTCCCAATAACGTGCTCAAAGAGTGGTCCCTGGGTCATAAAATTCCACTCTTTCGTAGCTCTGAATATGAAAATGCGATGGACGCCGTGTACCAGAGGCTCGGTGTTACAGAAAATTGTACGGAAGAAGGGTTACAAAACCAAGTTCTTAGAAAAGGGTGTGAGAATCTTGGGTTGAAAGTGGAAGCAGTTCCGAGGAATTCACCGCAGGATCATTACTGTGGTTCCTGCAATCTTGGGTGTAGAACAGGAGACAAGAAAGGAACTGCTACCACTTGGCTGGTTGATGCGCAAGGTTGTGGTGCTGTGATCCTAACAGCATGCAAAGCTGATAGGCTTATCTTGGCGAATAACAATGAGGATGCGAGGAGAAGAAAGAAATGCCTGGGTGTGGTTGCCACATCTTTGAACAAAAATCTGACCAAGAAGCTGCAATTTGAGGCTAAAACAACGATTTCAGCATGTGGATCTCTACTGACTCCTCCTTTGATGATATCTAGTGGGTTAAAAAACCCAAATATTGGCAGGAACCTTCATTTGCATCCAGCGCTTGTAGCTTGGGGATACTTTCCAGAAGATGAAACAGGTATCAAAGGCAAAAGCTACGAGGGCGGAATCATAACTTCATTCCACAGGATTGTTTCAGAAGAATCCAATAATGTCCATGCAATCATCCAAGCTCCTGCACTAGGACCAGCATCGTTCGCAGCCATATCTCCATGGGTTTCAGGGAGGGAGCTGAAGGAAAGAATGGTGAGGTATCCAAGATTGGCTCACCTTTTCACGCTGATAAGAGACCAGGGTTCAGGAGAAGTAATGGAAGAAGGGAAGATCAAGTATCGGTTGAGTGAAGTGGATAAAGAAAATCTAAAGATTGGGTTGAGACAGGTGTTAAGGGTTCTGATTGCAGCTGGGGCAGTGGAAGTGGGAACCTATCGAAGCGATGGCCAGAGAATTAAATGCAAAGGTCTTACAGAAGAAAGTTTGCAGGAGTTTTTGGATAACGTTCCCGTGGTAGGAGGGCTTAGTTCCAAGGATGAGTATTGGACCCTCTATATTACAGCTCATCAGATAGGAAGTTGTAGAATGGGCGCAACCGAGGAAGAGGGTGCTGTGGATGAGAATGGTCAGAGTTGGGAAGCTGAAGGTTTGTTTGTTTGCGATGCTAGTGTCCTGCCAACTGCAATTGGAGTCAATCCCATGATCACCATACAATCCACCTCCTACTGCATTTCCAACAAGATTGCACAATTGTTGAAGAAGGAATAA